One window from the genome of Grus americana isolate bGruAme1 chromosome 2, bGruAme1.mat, whole genome shotgun sequence encodes:
- the LOC129202654 gene encoding C-C chemokine receptor type 8-like — MNPTSQFLGTTEYDYGYDENTAPCNEGNSFHRFKSLILPILYCLVFVIGLLGNSLVLWVLLTRKRLMTMTDICLLNLAASDLLFIVPLPFQAHYASDQWVFGNAMCKIMAGIYYTGFYSSIFFITFMSIDRYIAIVHAAYAVRVRTASCGIIISLILWLVAGLASVPSIMFNQQLEIEQSLQCVSTYLPGDNTWKIASQFSANILGLLIPLSILICCYTQILKNLQKCKNRNKTKAIKMIFIIVIVFFLFWTPFNIVLFLDSLQSLHIINDCKVSYQIALALQLTETISFIHCCLNPVIYAFAGVTFKAHLIGLLQSCVRVLSCPARGAGAGQLFSVPTQLSSCSDSAGLM, encoded by the coding sequence ATGAATCCCACAAGCCAGTTCCTTGGCACAACAGAATATGACTATGGATATGATGAAAACACTGCTCCGTGCAATGAAGGAAACAGCTTTCACAGGTTCAAATCCCTCATTCTGCCGATCCTTTACTGCCTTGTGTTTGTCATCGGCCTTCTGGGAAACTCCTTGGTCCTTTGGGTTCTCCTGACCAGGAAAAGGCTGATGACAATGACTGACATCTGCCTGCTGAACCTCGCAGCCTCTGATCTCCTCTTCATTGTGCCTCTCCCTTTCCAAGCCCACTATGCTTCAGACCAGTGGGTTTTTGGCAATGCTATGTGTAAGATAATGGCTGGCATTTATTACACAGGTTTTTAtagcagtattttctttataacCTTCATGAGCATAGACAGGTATATAGCAATTGTCCATGCTGCCTATGCCGTGAGGGTACGGACAGCCTCTTGTGGCATAATTATCAGTTTAATCCTGTGGCTGGTGGCTGGCTTGGCTTCTGTACCCAGTATCATGTTCAACCAGCAGCTGGAAATTGAGCAGTCTCTGCAGTGTGTCTCCACATACCTCCCAGGAGACAATACTTGGAAGATTGCTTCTCAGTTTTCAGCCAATATCTTAGGCCTCTTGATTCCTCTTAGCATCCTCATTTGCTGCTACACCCAGATActgaaaaacctgcaaaaatgcaaaaatcGGAACAAGACCAAGGCGATCAAGATGATTTTCATCATCgtcattgttttcttcctcttctggaCTCCCTTCAACATCGTGCTGTTCCTAGACTCTCTGCAGAGTCTGCACATCATCAATGATTGCAAGGTGAGCTACCAGATAGCCCTGGCCCTGCAGCTGACGGAAACCATCTCCTTCATCCACTGCTGCCTGAACCCCGTGATCTACGCCTTTGCTGGGGTGACATTCAAGGCCCATCTTATAGGACTACTTCAGTCCTGTGTCCGtgtcctctcctgccctgccagaggtgctggggctggtCAGTTGTTTTCAGTGCCcacccagctctccagctgctctgaCAGCGCAGGGTTAATGTAA